One genomic window of Luteitalea pratensis includes the following:
- a CDS encoding PhzF family phenazine biosynthesis protein — translation MRLPLYQVDAFTDEVFRGNPAAVCPLETWLPDATMQGIASENNLAETAFFVQTGPAQYHLRWFTPEVEVDLCGHATLASAAVLYEKLRQDAPAVTFDTRSGALKVTRDDGAYTLDLPARRARPLPPDRHVAVALGGEPAELWLARDCMAVYTTEAEVLALTPDMSKLKALGVFGFIATAPADQTRSPGADFVSRFFAPAAGVAEDPVTGSAHCTLVPYWADRLAKTTLEARQVSRRGGAMRCVIDGNRVRLTGRAVCYFEGTITV, via the coding sequence ATGCGGCTGCCCCTCTATCAGGTCGACGCTTTCACGGACGAGGTGTTCCGCGGCAACCCGGCAGCGGTCTGCCCACTCGAGACGTGGCTCCCGGACGCCACGATGCAGGGCATCGCGTCCGAGAACAACCTCGCCGAGACGGCCTTCTTCGTCCAGACCGGGCCGGCGCAGTATCACCTGCGCTGGTTCACGCCGGAAGTGGAAGTCGACCTGTGCGGACACGCGACCCTCGCGTCGGCCGCGGTGCTCTACGAGAAGCTGCGACAAGACGCGCCGGCCGTGACGTTCGACACGAGAAGCGGCGCCTTGAAGGTGACCCGCGACGACGGAGCGTACACGCTCGACCTGCCTGCGCGCCGCGCCAGGCCCCTGCCGCCGGATCGACACGTCGCGGTGGCGCTCGGTGGCGAGCCGGCCGAACTCTGGCTGGCGCGCGACTGCATGGCCGTCTACACGACGGAGGCCGAGGTCCTCGCGCTCACGCCCGACATGTCGAAGCTGAAGGCGCTCGGGGTGTTCGGCTTCATCGCCACGGCACCGGCAGACCAGACCCGCTCTCCGGGCGCCGACTTCGTGTCGCGCTTCTTCGCACCTGCTGCTGGCGTCGCCGAAGACCCGGTCACCGGTTCGGCGCACTGCACGCTGGTCCCGTACTGGGCCGACCGCCTCGCGAAGACCACGCTCGAGGCGCGCCAGGTGTCCAGGCGCGGTGGCGCCATGCGGTGCGTGATCGACGGAAACCGTGTCCGGCTGACCGGCCGCGCGGTGTGCTACTTCGAGGGCACAATCACCGTCTGA
- a CDS encoding exo-beta-N-acetylmuramidase NamZ domain-containing protein, producing the protein MPVTLGLTRLLASGRLKGARVGLVANPSSVDARFVHAVEQVTATDDVTLAAVFGPQHGFHSTLQDNMIETPHAEDATRRVPVYSLYSETREPTDPMLEGLDALVVDLQDVGTRVYTFIYTMAYCLKAAARRGLPVIVCDRPNPIGGRIVEGPTLAPGFESFVGLYPIALRHGLTIAELARLFNTQFGIGAPLETIAMEGWSRGDWWDATGVPWVMPSPNMPTLDAAVVYPGMVLFEGTLMSEGRGTTRPFELVGHPGIDAERFASGLNAQQLPGVHFRPAYFEPTFQKHARVTCGGCQLHVTDRERFRSVDAGIALLCAFRDALPGRVLPWRPPPYEYEYEKMPIDILAGSDGLRRAVDAGASPQEVSVACRLDAGSFDVMRTSSLLY; encoded by the coding sequence ATGCCCGTCACACTCGGTCTCACTCGCCTGCTGGCGTCCGGCCGCCTGAAGGGGGCCCGCGTCGGCCTGGTCGCCAACCCCTCGTCGGTCGACGCGCGCTTCGTGCACGCCGTCGAGCAGGTCACCGCGACCGACGACGTCACGCTGGCGGCAGTCTTCGGTCCACAGCACGGCTTCCATTCGACGCTGCAGGACAACATGATCGAAACGCCCCACGCCGAGGATGCGACGCGACGGGTGCCGGTCTACTCGCTCTACAGCGAGACGCGCGAGCCAACCGACCCCATGCTCGAGGGCCTCGACGCGCTCGTCGTCGACCTGCAGGACGTGGGCACGCGGGTGTACACGTTCATCTACACGATGGCGTATTGCCTGAAGGCCGCCGCGCGTCGCGGCCTGCCGGTGATCGTGTGCGATCGCCCGAATCCGATCGGTGGACGGATCGTCGAAGGCCCGACGCTGGCGCCAGGCTTCGAGTCGTTCGTGGGGCTGTATCCGATCGCCCTTCGTCACGGGCTGACCATTGCGGAACTGGCGCGGCTGTTCAACACACAGTTCGGCATCGGCGCGCCGCTCGAAACGATCGCGATGGAAGGCTGGTCTCGTGGCGACTGGTGGGACGCAACCGGTGTGCCGTGGGTCATGCCGTCGCCCAACATGCCAACGCTGGACGCGGCGGTCGTCTATCCCGGCATGGTGCTGTTCGAGGGCACGCTGATGTCGGAAGGTCGAGGCACGACCAGGCCGTTCGAGCTCGTGGGCCATCCGGGCATCGACGCCGAGCGCTTCGCGAGCGGCCTGAACGCGCAGCAGTTGCCGGGTGTGCACTTCCGGCCTGCGTACTTCGAGCCCACGTTCCAGAAGCACGCGCGCGTCACCTGCGGCGGCTGCCAGTTGCACGTCACCGATCGCGAACGATTCCGATCGGTAGATGCGGGGATCGCGCTGCTCTGTGCGTTCAGGGACGCCTTGCCCGGGCGCGTGCTGCCGTGGCGGCCGCCGCCGTACGAGTACGAGTACGAGAAGATGCCGATCGACATCCTGGCCGGGTCGGACGGATTGCGCCGCGCGGTGGATGCGGGCGCGAGTCCGCAGGAAGTCAGCGTGGCCTGCCGGCTGGATGCAGGCTCGTTCGACGTGATGCGCACGTCGTCGCTGTTGTACTAG
- a CDS encoding 3-keto-disaccharide hydrolase has translation MRRLALSSVLVLSLAVAPALVAQQAEAGFTSLFDGKSLSGWTLVGGRGEGYGVKDGVLFCAKGGGGKLLTDKEYSDFVLRFEFKMPPEGSNNGLGIRAPREGDAAYQGMELQIIDEAAALSGKWGTLKDAQYHGSVYGVIAAKKGAMKPAGQWNVQEVTAKGKQITVVLNGQTILDADLSTVTDPAVLKQHPGVLRTSGHIGLLGHNDYIEFRNIRIKELR, from the coding sequence ATGCGTCGTCTGGCCCTCTCGTCCGTGCTCGTTCTCTCCCTCGCCGTCGCGCCCGCGCTCGTCGCCCAACAGGCCGAGGCCGGCTTCACATCGCTGTTCGACGGCAAGTCGCTCTCTGGCTGGACGCTGGTCGGCGGCAGGGGTGAAGGGTACGGCGTCAAGGATGGCGTGCTCTTCTGCGCCAAGGGTGGCGGCGGCAAGCTGCTCACCGACAAGGAATACAGCGACTTCGTCCTGCGGTTCGAGTTCAAGATGCCGCCCGAAGGCTCCAACAACGGCCTCGGCATCCGCGCGCCGCGCGAGGGGGACGCCGCGTACCAGGGGATGGAACTGCAGATCATCGACGAGGCCGCGGCACTGTCGGGCAAGTGGGGCACGCTGAAGGACGCGCAGTACCACGGCAGCGTGTACGGCGTGATCGCGGCCAAGAAAGGCGCGATGAAGCCCGCCGGCCAGTGGAACGTGCAGGAAGTGACCGCGAAGGGCAAGCAGATCACCGTGGTGCTCAACGGCCAGACGATTCTCGATGCCGACCTGTCGACGGTCACCGATCCCGCGGTGCTCAAGCAGCACCCGGGCGTGCTCCGCACGAGCGGCCACATCGGCTTGCTCGGGCACAACGACTACATCGAGTTCCGGAACATCCGGATCAAGGAACTTCGGTAG
- a CDS encoding TIGR00730 family Rossman fold protein, translating into MSSQPLAYLNAEFLQSDDARPLRILSEYFEPHRRFTQEGIKDTVVFFGSARVKSRAETRRDLQVLKVRGKSTAKLRASKDELKRAEKAVEWAKYYEDARTLARMLTEWTAELDSDMHRFVVCSGGGPGIMEAANRGAHEAGGKSIGLNIKLPFEQGPNPFVSDRLHFEFHYFFMRKFWFAYLAKALVVFPGGFGTLDEVFEILTLVQTQKLSKQLKVILYGSHYWDQILHLQPLVEWGAIHEDDLTLMEKVDTPKRAFRVLRDHLQVHHLRPEPPHVVTRTPDIAKTQG; encoded by the coding sequence ATGAGCAGCCAACCACTGGCCTACCTGAACGCCGAGTTCCTCCAGAGCGACGATGCGCGGCCGCTGCGCATCCTGTCGGAGTACTTCGAGCCGCATCGACGGTTCACCCAGGAAGGGATCAAGGACACGGTGGTGTTCTTCGGGTCGGCGCGTGTCAAGAGCCGGGCCGAGACGCGACGCGATCTGCAGGTGCTCAAGGTGCGCGGCAAGTCGACCGCGAAGCTTCGCGCGTCGAAGGACGAACTCAAGCGGGCCGAGAAGGCCGTGGAGTGGGCGAAGTACTACGAGGATGCCCGGACGCTCGCCCGGATGCTCACGGAGTGGACGGCCGAACTCGACTCGGACATGCACCGGTTCGTGGTCTGTTCCGGCGGTGGTCCCGGCATCATGGAGGCGGCCAATCGCGGTGCGCACGAGGCCGGTGGCAAGAGCATCGGCCTGAACATCAAGCTGCCGTTCGAGCAGGGCCCGAACCCATTCGTCAGCGATCGCCTGCACTTCGAATTCCACTACTTCTTCATGCGGAAGTTCTGGTTTGCGTACCTGGCCAAGGCGCTCGTGGTGTTCCCCGGCGGCTTCGGCACGCTCGACGAGGTCTTCGAGATCCTGACCCTGGTGCAGACCCAGAAGCTCTCGAAGCAGCTCAAGGTGATCCTGTACGGCTCGCATTACTGGGACCAGATCCTGCATTTGCAGCCGCTGGTCGAGTGGGGCGCGATCCACGAAGACGACCTGACGTTGATGGAGAAGGTGGATACGCCGAAGCGTGCGTTTCGTGTGCTGCGCGACCACCTCCAGGTGCATCACCTGCGCCCGGAACCACCGCACGTGGTGACGCGCACGCCCGACATCGCCAAGACCCAGGGCTGA
- a CDS encoding M20/M25/M40 family metallo-hydrolase: MDPLDVVALTRRLVDVESTTGDEAAVCVMVGEELEQRGYAVTRQTVTGARVNVLATVGTPEVIFSTHMDCVPPFTPSRVEGDRIHGRGSCDAKGILVSQFAAVEAMRAAGETRVGLLFLVGEERGSDGAMIADELSRGVTRFLVNGEPTEGRLALGHRGVVRVKLHAKGRAAHSGYPHLGESAIEKLLDALQQVRAMALPIDGVLGPTQFNIGAINGGLAPNVIPPSATADLLFRIVTPYEEVLAVLEPIRPLVDIEYVYHVPSLHMATLDGFEKEVVGYTTDAPLLNAWGTRLMYGPGSIHVAHTDHESVAIADLHRAVDDYQRIARHLLAG, encoded by the coding sequence ATGGATCCGCTAGACGTCGTCGCGCTGACGCGTCGGCTCGTGGACGTCGAGAGCACGACCGGCGACGAGGCCGCGGTCTGCGTGATGGTCGGCGAGGAACTGGAGCAGCGTGGGTACGCCGTGACCCGCCAGACCGTCACCGGCGCGCGTGTGAACGTGCTCGCGACCGTCGGCACGCCGGAGGTGATCTTCTCCACGCACATGGATTGCGTACCGCCCTTCACGCCGAGCCGGGTCGAGGGCGATCGCATCCACGGACGGGGCAGTTGCGACGCCAAGGGCATCCTCGTCAGCCAGTTCGCCGCAGTCGAGGCGATGCGCGCCGCCGGCGAGACGCGCGTGGGCCTGTTGTTCCTGGTCGGCGAGGAGCGGGGCAGTGACGGGGCGATGATCGCCGACGAACTCTCCCGCGGAGTCACCCGCTTCCTGGTCAACGGCGAGCCGACCGAGGGCCGGCTCGCGCTCGGGCATCGCGGCGTGGTGCGCGTGAAGCTGCACGCGAAGGGCCGCGCGGCCCATTCCGGCTACCCGCACCTCGGCGAGTCGGCGATCGAGAAACTGCTCGACGCGCTGCAGCAGGTGCGCGCGATGGCGCTGCCGATCGACGGCGTGCTCGGGCCCACGCAGTTCAACATCGGCGCGATCAACGGCGGCCTCGCGCCCAACGTGATTCCGCCCTCGGCCACGGCCGATCTCCTCTTTCGCATCGTCACGCCCTACGAAGAAGTGCTGGCGGTGCTCGAGCCGATCCGCCCGCTGGTCGATATCGAGTACGTCTACCATGTGCCCTCGCTCCACATGGCGACCCTCGACGGCTTCGAAAAGGAAGTGGTGGGTTACACGACCGATGCTCCGCTGCTCAATGCGTGGGGAACGCGCCTGATGTACGGACCGGGATCCATTCACGTCGCACACACCGACCACGAGTCGGTCGCCATCGCGGATCTGCACCGGGCCGTCGATGACTACCAGCGGATTGCCCGCCACCTGCTCGCTGGTTAG
- a CDS encoding 2,3,4,5-tetrahydropyridine-2,6-dicarboxylate N-succinyltransferase, protein MSIEALRQDVERLWAAGADASREEGRELFGRLRAALSEGSVRAASPDANSPTGWVVNSWVKQGILLGFRFGDLVDASMDHGRWPFFDKDTLPLQRFGAGSGIRIVPGGSSVRDGAHLARGVIAMPPMYVNIGAYVGEGSMIDSHALVGSCAQVGARVHLSAAAQIGGVIEPVGAMPVIIEDDVLVGGNTGIYEGAVVKARAVIGAGTILTGSTPVYDLPNGRIIRPENGQPLVIPEGAVVVPGARAVTEGPGVEWKLSLATPVIVKYRDSRTDTRTELERWIR, encoded by the coding sequence ATGAGCATCGAGGCCTTGCGTCAGGACGTCGAGCGGCTCTGGGCCGCCGGCGCCGACGCCTCCCGCGAAGAAGGACGTGAACTGTTCGGGCGCCTGCGCGCCGCATTGTCGGAGGGCAGCGTACGTGCCGCCTCGCCGGATGCCAATTCGCCCACCGGTTGGGTGGTGAACAGCTGGGTGAAGCAGGGGATCCTGCTCGGGTTCCGTTTCGGTGACCTCGTCGATGCGTCGATGGATCACGGCCGGTGGCCGTTCTTCGACAAGGACACGCTGCCGCTGCAGCGATTCGGCGCCGGCAGCGGTATCCGCATCGTTCCGGGCGGTTCGTCCGTGCGCGACGGCGCGCACCTGGCCAGGGGCGTGATTGCGATGCCGCCGATGTACGTCAACATCGGTGCCTACGTGGGCGAGGGCTCGATGATCGACTCGCACGCGCTCGTCGGCTCGTGTGCGCAGGTCGGCGCTCGCGTGCACCTCAGTGCCGCTGCCCAGATCGGGGGCGTGATCGAGCCGGTTGGCGCAATGCCCGTCATCATCGAGGACGACGTGCTCGTCGGCGGCAACACCGGCATCTACGAGGGCGCGGTGGTGAAGGCGCGTGCGGTGATCGGCGCCGGCACCATCCTCACCGGGTCCACGCCGGTCTACGACCTGCCGAACGGCCGCATCATCCGGCCGGAGAACGGGCAACCGCTCGTGATTCCGGAAGGCGCGGTCGTCGTCCCGGGCGCTCGTGCCGTCACCGAGGGGCCCGGCGTCGAGTGGAAACTCTCGCTGGCCACGCCGGTGATCGTCAAGTACCGAGACAGCCGCACCGACACCCGCACCGAGCTCGAACGATGGATCCGCTAG
- the dapA gene encoding 4-hydroxy-tetrahydrodipicolinate synthase, with protein MTPRRPFTGCGTALVTPFTVSGRIDEAAVRRLARRQIEAGMHFLVPVGTTGEAPTLSAAEKRVVVELVVDEVKGVVPVLAGAGGYDTAEVIESAHAMAAAGANGILSVSPYYNKPTQEGLFQHYASIASNTNLPIVLYNVPARTGSNIEPATTERLAQLPQIVGIKEASGNVFQIADVRRRVPADFLVLSGDDTLTLPVMALGGEGVISVAGNEVPSDMARLVEACERGDFAAARVIHQRLLPLLQANFLESNPGPVKAVMALAGLLEPTYRLPMVAPTSHSLQTLRRIALDLGLLAETTSA; from the coding sequence ATGACCCCACGACGACCCTTCACCGGCTGTGGCACCGCCCTGGTGACGCCATTCACCGTGAGCGGACGGATTGACGAGGCGGCGGTACGTCGCCTGGCGCGCCGGCAGATCGAGGCCGGCATGCATTTCCTCGTTCCCGTGGGTACCACGGGCGAGGCGCCGACGCTGTCGGCGGCCGAGAAACGCGTCGTCGTCGAGCTTGTCGTGGACGAGGTCAAGGGCGTGGTGCCGGTCCTCGCCGGTGCGGGTGGCTACGACACCGCCGAGGTGATCGAGTCCGCGCATGCGATGGCCGCTGCGGGCGCGAACGGCATCCTGTCGGTATCGCCGTACTACAACAAGCCGACGCAGGAAGGGCTGTTCCAGCATTACGCCTCGATTGCGTCGAACACGAACCTGCCCATCGTGCTCTACAACGTGCCCGCGCGCACCGGCAGCAACATCGAGCCGGCCACCACCGAGCGGCTCGCGCAGCTGCCGCAGATCGTCGGCATCAAGGAAGCATCTGGCAACGTGTTCCAGATCGCGGACGTCCGCCGCCGCGTCCCCGCGGACTTCCTCGTGCTGTCGGGCGACGACACGCTGACCCTGCCGGTCATGGCACTCGGTGGTGAGGGCGTCATCTCGGTGGCGGGCAACGAGGTGCCGTCCGACATGGCGCGGCTGGTCGAGGCTTGCGAGCGTGGCGACTTCGCCGCCGCGCGGGTGATCCACCAGCGGCTGTTGCCGTTGCTGCAGGCCAATTTCCTCGAGTCCAACCCGGGCCCGGTGAAGGCGGTCATGGCGTTGGCCGGGCTGCTCGAACCCACGTACCGGCTGCCGATGGTCGCGCCGACGAGTCACAGCCTGCAGACCTTGCGCCGCATCGCCCTGGATCTGGGCCTGCTGGCAGAGACCACATCCGCATGA
- a CDS encoding 4-hydroxy-tetrahydrodipicolinate reductase, whose product MRAVLFGHGRMGRLVGLHAAAHGVEVVGVLTSASVDETWAAAASTGADVVIDFATGDALRVNLERLSTLAPTLVLGSTGWGDYEATARAIVERRGAGAVVASNFSVGAYLMEAAVRVVSAAVERLDDYDAFLHEAHHSKKRDAPSGTALLLLDAMRQAGLTRHVDVSSTRAGHIPGTHVAGFDGPAETVTLTHTVRDRATFAHGALRAARWVHGRSGWYSMRDVLGITENAER is encoded by the coding sequence ATGCGCGCTGTCCTGTTCGGGCACGGCCGCATGGGACGGCTCGTGGGACTGCACGCGGCCGCGCATGGCGTCGAGGTCGTCGGCGTGTTGACGAGTGCGAGTGTCGACGAGACGTGGGCGGCGGCGGCGTCGACGGGTGCGGACGTGGTGATCGACTTTGCCACCGGCGACGCACTGCGCGTCAACCTCGAGCGCTTGAGCACGCTGGCACCGACGCTCGTGCTCGGAAGCACTGGCTGGGGCGACTACGAGGCGACGGCACGGGCCATTGTCGAGCGTCGCGGCGCCGGCGCTGTAGTGGCCTCGAATTTCTCCGTCGGTGCCTACCTGATGGAGGCGGCCGTCCGCGTCGTGAGTGCGGCCGTCGAGCGGTTGGACGACTACGACGCGTTCCTGCACGAGGCGCATCACTCGAAGAAACGCGACGCGCCGTCGGGGACGGCGTTGCTGTTGCTCGATGCGATGCGCCAGGCAGGATTGACCCGCCACGTGGATGTGTCGTCGACGCGTGCCGGGCACATCCCGGGCACGCACGTGGCCGGGTTCGACGGCCCCGCGGAGACGGTCACGCTGACACACACCGTGCGCGATCGTGCCACGTTCGCGCATGGCGCCCTGCGCGCCGCACGCTGGGTGCACGGGCGATCGGGCTGGTACTCGATGCGCGACGTCCTCGGCATCACGGAGAACGCTGAACGCTGA
- the lysC gene encoding lysine-sensitive aspartokinase 3 → MVVMKFGGTSVKDPEAIGRLARIVAREYATSGAPVVVVSAMSGITDQLLDAVAAVERGDAELASQKVAVMRDRHRAAAEALLTRADEQGDVLDALERQWREAAALLHAMAVLREVSPRSRDAVVAMGELASSRLVAAALTELGTAAQCVDARRVLVTSADHGHALPDQAATAARLKERVLPITSAGVVAVLGGFIGATAEGITTTLGRGGSDYSASLFGAGLHAAEIQIWTDVDGMLTADPRIVEGARPLPSLSFAEASELAYFGAKVLHPSTIAPAVTDGIPVRILNSHRPEVAGTTITANPPLPEAPLTGLACKRDITVIDIRSTMMLAAYGFMRRVFEVFERYRTSVDVITTSEVSVSITIEDRRALDEIVADLSVFAEVGVESEMALLCAVGERLRLEPGLAARVLGALDEFPLRMVSQAGARRNLTVVLPQSQLQAAMSRVHERFCLEVEPAGVVA, encoded by the coding sequence ATGGTCGTGATGAAGTTCGGCGGCACGTCGGTCAAGGACCCGGAGGCCATTGGTCGCCTGGCGCGGATCGTCGCGCGCGAGTACGCGACGAGCGGTGCGCCGGTCGTCGTGGTGTCAGCGATGTCCGGCATCACCGATCAGCTGCTCGACGCGGTCGCCGCGGTCGAGCGTGGCGATGCGGAACTGGCGTCGCAGAAGGTCGCGGTCATGCGCGATCGTCATCGCGCGGCAGCCGAAGCACTCCTCACCCGGGCCGACGAGCAAGGCGACGTGCTCGACGCGCTCGAACGCCAATGGCGCGAGGCGGCGGCGCTGCTGCACGCGATGGCCGTCCTGCGCGAGGTATCGCCGCGGTCGCGAGACGCGGTTGTCGCGATGGGCGAGCTGGCGAGTTCCCGTCTGGTCGCCGCGGCTCTCACCGAACTCGGGACGGCCGCCCAGTGCGTCGACGCACGACGCGTGCTCGTGACCAGTGCTGACCACGGCCACGCCCTGCCCGACCAGGCGGCCACGGCGGCTCGGCTGAAGGAGCGTGTGCTACCGATCACGTCGGCTGGTGTGGTCGCCGTGCTCGGAGGCTTCATCGGGGCAACGGCCGAGGGCATCACGACGACGCTGGGGCGTGGCGGATCGGATTACTCCGCATCGCTGTTCGGCGCCGGACTGCACGCCGCCGAGATCCAGATCTGGACCGACGTCGACGGCATGCTGACGGCCGACCCGCGCATCGTCGAGGGAGCGCGGCCGCTGCCATCGCTGTCGTTCGCCGAGGCGTCCGAGCTGGCGTACTTCGGTGCCAAGGTGCTGCACCCGAGCACCATCGCTCCAGCGGTCACCGATGGCATCCCCGTCCGCATCCTGAACTCGCATCGTCCGGAAGTCGCGGGCACGACGATCACGGCCAACCCGCCGCTGCCCGAGGCGCCGCTCACCGGACTCGCATGCAAGCGTGACATCACCGTGATCGACATCCGTTCGACGATGATGCTGGCCGCGTACGGGTTCATGCGCCGCGTGTTCGAGGTGTTCGAGCGCTACCGGACGTCGGTGGACGTGATCACGACCTCCGAGGTGAGCGTGTCGATCACCATCGAGGATCGGCGTGCCCTCGACGAAATCGTGGCCGACCTGTCGGTGTTTGCCGAGGTCGGCGTCGAGTCCGAGATGGCGCTGCTGTGCGCGGTGGGCGAACGATTGCGGCTCGAGCCGGGCCTTGCCGCACGCGTGCTCGGCGCCCTCGACGAGTTCCCGCTGCGGATGGTGTCGCAGGCGGGCGCGCGCCGCAACCTCACCGTCGTCCTGCCGCAGTCGCAGTTGCAGGCGGCGATGTCGCGGGTGCATGAGCGTTTCTGCCTCGAGGTCGAACCGGCTGGAGTCGTGGCCTGA
- the asd gene encoding aspartate-semialdehyde dehydrogenase yields the protein MSSRVAVGVLGATGTVGQQFVRLLAGHPWFEATWLAGSERSEGKTYADAANWKLATPMPDAAAARVVQRPVPGNGPKLVFSALDANVAGDLEKAFADAGHIVVSNARNYRMDPLVPLLIPEINPDHLELLEQQKSAYGWKGGIVTNSNCSTMFLAMALAPLRALGLTTCNVVTLQAVSGAGYPGVPSLDILGNVVPFIGGEEEKLEMEPQKILGRLAGDHVEPHPVIISAHTTRVPVIDGHSEMISVGFASSVTAADIRAAFDAFSGLPQEIGLPFAPPRPLVYLEAENRPQPRLDVERENGMAVFLGRLRPCPVLQHKFVALGHNTVRGAAGAALLNAELMQAQGLL from the coding sequence ATGTCGTCTCGAGTAGCAGTGGGCGTGCTTGGCGCCACCGGCACGGTCGGTCAACAGTTCGTGCGGTTGCTTGCCGGTCATCCGTGGTTCGAAGCCACCTGGCTGGCCGGCAGCGAGCGTTCGGAAGGGAAGACGTACGCCGACGCCGCCAACTGGAAGCTCGCCACCCCGATGCCCGACGCTGCCGCCGCGCGTGTCGTGCAGCGGCCCGTCCCCGGCAACGGTCCGAAGCTCGTGTTCTCCGCTCTCGACGCCAACGTCGCCGGCGATCTCGAGAAGGCCTTTGCCGATGCCGGACACATCGTCGTCAGCAACGCGCGCAACTACCGGATGGACCCGCTGGTGCCGCTGCTGATCCCGGAAATCAACCCGGACCACCTGGAGTTGCTCGAACAGCAGAAGTCCGCCTACGGCTGGAAGGGCGGCATCGTCACCAACTCGAACTGCTCGACGATGTTCCTGGCGATGGCGCTGGCGCCGCTTCGAGCGCTCGGCCTGACCACGTGCAACGTCGTCACGCTGCAGGCCGTCTCCGGTGCGGGCTACCCGGGCGTGCCCTCGCTCGACATCCTCGGCAACGTCGTCCCGTTCATCGGTGGCGAGGAGGAAAAGCTCGAGATGGAGCCGCAGAAGATCCTCGGCAGGCTCGCCGGCGACCATGTCGAGCCACACCCGGTGATCATCAGCGCCCACACCACGCGGGTCCCGGTCATCGACGGCCACAGCGAGATGATCTCGGTCGGCTTTGCCTCCAGCGTCACCGCAGCCGACATCCGCGCAGCATTCGACGCGTTCAGCGGCCTGCCCCAGGAAATCGGGTTGCCGTTCGCGCCGCCCAGGCCGCTCGTTTATCTGGAAGCGGAGAACCGGCCACAACCGCGTCTCGATGTCGAGCGCGAGAACGGCATGGCGGTTTTCCTCGGGCGCCTGCGCCCGTGCCCGGTCCTCCAGCACAAGTTCGTGGCGTTGGGTCACAACACGGTGCGCGGCGCGGCCGGCGCGGCCTTGCTCAATGCCGAGCTCATGCAGGCGCAAGGCCTGCTCTGA
- a CDS encoding SRPBCC family protein, translating to MFGCASPDPASFDCVIEIAAPPETVYSAFFSREALQRWWGVIASITGPRPLGIYALEWARSPEIDPLLGPWGGVFYGVVIDVRLGREFFLADAYWMPPEGDPIGPMAVHVTCEPTHSGTRLRFQQSGCDDNPRWRRFYRVIASSWSAALSRLKEEVEQEQLPDFV from the coding sequence ATGTTTGGCTGCGCGTCTCCCGACCCCGCGTCGTTCGACTGCGTGATCGAAATCGCGGCCCCACCCGAGACGGTCTACTCGGCCTTCTTCTCCCGCGAGGCACTGCAGCGCTGGTGGGGCGTCATCGCGTCGATCACCGGGCCGCGGCCGCTCGGCATCTACGCCCTGGAGTGGGCCAGGTCACCCGAGATCGACCCATTGCTCGGACCCTGGGGAGGCGTGTTCTACGGCGTGGTGATCGACGTCCGGCTCGGACGCGAGTTCTTCCTTGCCGACGCGTACTGGATGCCGCCCGAGGGCGACCCGATCGGGCCGATGGCGGTGCACGTCACGTGCGAGCCCACCCACAGCGGGACCCGCCTGCGATTCCAGCAGAGCGGCTGCGACGACAACCCGCGCTGGCGCCGCTTCTACCGCGTGATCGCGAGTTCGTGGAGTGCAGCGCTCAGCCGCCTCAAGGAAGAGGTAGAACAAGAGCAGCTGCCGGATTTTGTGTAG